Part of the Paeniglutamicibacter sulfureus genome, TTTGCTCAACACCAGCTGTGCGCGGCCACGCGTGGGAATGACGTTTTCCCTCAGGTTCGGCTCGTTAATCCGTTTCCAGATTCCGTGCGCGGTTTCCCTGGCTTCCTCGTCGCTCAGCGATGCATAGCGGTGGAAGTAGGAAGCGGGGTCCGAGAACGCGCCGGAGCGCAGCTTCATGAAGCGGCGGATGTACCACTCCTCGATATCGGACGTTCTCGCGTCAACGTAAACGGAGAAATCAAAGAAATCACTCAATGCCAGGCCGGCGGTGCCGTCCGTGCGTGCACGGGCGGGCTGCAACACGTTCAGCCCCTCCACGATCAGCACCTGGGGAGAGCGCACCACGACTTCCTTGCCCGGCACGATGTCATAGGTAAGGTGCGAATACCAAGGGGCGCGCACCTCCGGTGCGCCGGACTTCACTTCGGAAACAAATCGCAACAGGCGACGACGGTCATAGGATTCCGGGAATCCCTTGCGGTGCATGATGCCGCGTTTTTCCAGATCGACGTTCGGATATAGGAAGCCGTCGGTCGTAATCAACTGCACATCGGGGGTGTCCGGCCAGCGACGCAACAATTCCTGCAGCACACGGGCGGTCGTGGACTTTCCCACGGCCACGGAACCGGCCACGCCAATGACAAAGGGAGTGCGCCGGGTGCTCTCCCCCAGGAAGGTGTTGGTCGCCTGGTGCAGCGAGGCAGAGCCCTGGACATAGAGGTTGAGCAGGCGCGAGAGCGGAAGATAGACCTCACGCACCTCGGCGAGGTTCAGCTGCTCTCCCAGACCGCTGAGGCGGCGCAGGTCCGCTTCATCCAAGGGTTGCTTGAGTTCGTTGGACAGCCTTGCCCAGGTTTGGCGGTCCAATTCGACGAAGGGTGTAGCACTGTAGTCGACCGCACGCTGTCCATTCACGCCTTGAATTGTGCCAACAATCCTCCCGTATTCCCAAACTTCACCTTTTGGCCATACTTTGGACGCGTGGGCATGCACACATATTTTTAAGACCAGCCGACAGCGCAAATGAACCGAGGGACTTGCGCGGCACGGTAATCTTTTTTGCATGTGTGGAATCGTTGGATACGTAGGTAATGCTGGACGCGCAGCCGATCACGGGGCGCTCGATGTGATTCTTGAGGGTCTTCGGCGCCTCGAGTATCGCGGTTATGACTCGGCCGGGCTCGCCGTGGTCACCGACGCGGGCATTGACTCGCGCAAGAAGGCGGGCAAGCTCGCCAACCTTGTCGACTCCCTTGAAGCCGACCCGCTGCCGGCCTCGCTGACAGGTATCGGCCACACCCGCTGGGCGACCCACGGCGGCCCCACCGACGGAAACGCCCACCCCCACCTTGCCGATAACGGCAACCTCGCCATGATCCACAACGGCATCATCGAGAACTTCGCCGAGTTGAAGGCCAAGCTTGTCGCCGAAGGCGTCGAGTTCCTTTCCGAGACCGACACCGAGGTCGCAGCCGCGCTGCTGGGCTCGGTCTACCGCGGCGCCGGCGAGGGAAACCTCACCCGTTCAATGGAGCTGACCGCCCGCCAGCTCGAGGGTGCATTCACCCTGCTGGCCGTGCACACCGAGCACCCCGGCGTTGTCGTTGCCGCCCGCCGCAACTCCCCGCTGGTCCTGGGCCTGGGCGACGGAGAAAACTTCCTGGGTTCGGATGTCTCGGGCTTCATCGACTTCACCCGCCGCGCGGTGGAACTGGGCCAGGACCAGATCGTCACGATCACCCCCGACACCCACAGCATCACCGATTTCCAGGGAAACCCTGCCGAGGGCAAGGAATTCCACGTCGACTGGGATGCAGCCAGCGCCGAAAAGGGCGGCTTCGCTTCCTTCATGGAAAAGGAAATCTTTGACCAGCCCGCAGCGGTGGCAGACACCCTGCTCGGCCGCTCGGACGCCTTCGGTCGCCTGACCCTTGACGAGCTGCGCATCTCCCCCGAGGAATTGGCATCCGTAACCAAGATCGTCGTGCTGGCCTGCGGCACTTCCGCCTATGGCGGATCGGTTGCCAAGTACGCCATCGAGAACTGGTGCCGGATCCCTGTCGAGGTAGAGCTGAGCCACGAGTTCCGCTACCGCGACCCGATCGTTGACTCCAACACCCTGGTCGTCTCGATCTCGCAGTCCGGCGAGACCATGGACACCCTCATGGCCGTGCGCTACGCCAAGGAGCAGGGCGCAAAGACCCTGGCGATCTGCAACACCAATGGCTCGACCATCCCGCGCGAATCCGATGCCGTGCTCTACACGCACGCCGGACCGGAAATCGCTGTGGCCTCCACCAAGGCCTTCCTGGCGCAGATCACCGCCACCTACCTGCTCGGTCTGTACCTGGGCCAGCTGCGCGGCAACCTGTTCAGCGGCCAGATCAAGGACATCCTGGCCGACCTGGGCAAGATTCCGGCCAAGATCCAGAACATCCTGGACCGCGCCGAGGAAATCAAGTCCTTGGCCCGCTCGATGCAGGACACCGAATCGGTGCTCTTCCTGGGCCGCCACGTCGGCTACCCGGTCGCCATGGAAGGCGCCCTGAAGCTCAAGGAAATCGCCTACATCCACGCCGAGGGCTTTGCCGCCGGCGAGCTCAAGCACGGCCCGATCGCGCTGATCGAGCAGGACAAGCCGGTCTTCGTTGTGGTTCCGTCCCCGCGTGGCCGCGATTCGCTTCACTCCAAGGTTGTTTCCAACATCCAGGAAGTGCGCGCCCGTGGTGCCAAGACCCTGGTCATCGCCGAGGAAGGCGACGAGGCAGTCCGCGACTACGCCTCGTTCGTCTTCTACGTTCCGGAGACCCCCACCCTGCTGATGCCGCTGCTGGCCACCGTGCCGCTGCAGCTCTTCGCCTGCGAATTGGCCTCGGCCAAGGGCCTGGATGTCGACCAGCCACGCAACCTTGCCAAGTCGGTCACCGTCGAGTAGGTCCTAGACCTATTTAGGTTTCACACACCCAGCGGTGCCGGAGCTTCCCTGAAGGGGGAATCACCGGCACCGCTGGTGTTTTAAGCAATGAATGCTGCCTCAGCCGGTTTGGTCGGCGTAGATGCCCTTGAGGAATTCGGCCTGCCCCAGATGCGAGGCGGTTTCATTGAGGACGCTGATGAGCCTGACGCCCGCCGTGACCGGCGGATTCCAACGCCTGTCAATAACGGCTGACAGGTCAGGCTCGCGCAAAGCGGCCAAGATACCCATGGCTTGTCCATGCACGTCCCGGTGGTAACCGAGCAGGTACTCGCCGTCATACATCCCAAAGTCAGCGACCTGGTCACTGCTGTGCCCAAATCCGGTATCCAGCTGGGCATAGGGCAAGTTGAAACGCGACACCCACCCCCGGGAAATCCAGCATTGCTCCGGCGCAGATCCATCATCCAGTGCCCTGGCCAGGTGCGTGAAGTGGTCGTCCTGGATCCGGGTCAGGTGCCAGAGAAGCCAAGCCATCGAATTCGAGTGGCTGCTCGCCCTAAAGCGCAGCATCCGTGGTTCCGCTTCATCCAGAAGCCGCTCGATACCTTCCCGAACCCGGCCGAAACCGTCCCGCAGCAGGGTCACTGCGGCCGGTTCCACGTCACTTGCGCGATCTTCTGTTGTCATTGCCAGACTCCTCGGTTCCGTCTGCGCCTTGCCCACGGTGCCTTGAAGCCTACGACTTCCCCTCTCTCTGGAACAGGGTGCACATGCCATGACCCCGGCGGGGAGCGGATACGTGGCATGGACTGGGTGCCGCGCCAGATAAACTCGAAGGCATGATCGTGGGAATTGGTGTTGACGTTGTTGAGGTCTCGCGCTTCAAGGCGCAGTTGGCGCGAACCCCTGCCCTGCGCGAGCGTCTCTTCGTGCCTGCAGAACGCGAGCTACACGTTCGGTCGCTGGCCGCTCGCTTTGCCGCGAAGGAAGCCATTGCCAAAGCACTCGGAGCCCCGGCGGGCATGAACTGGCAGCATTGCTGGATTGAAAAGGACAGCGCGGGCGACCCCTATGTGGTGCTTGACGGTTCCGTCGCCGAGGCAGCCGAGCGAAAGGGCGTGGTGCACTGGCACCTGTCCATGAGCCACGACGGCGACCTTGCCACGGCCAT contains:
- the coaA gene encoding type I pantothenate kinase: MNGQRAVDYSATPFVELDRQTWARLSNELKQPLDEADLRRLSGLGEQLNLAEVREVYLPLSRLLNLYVQGSASLHQATNTFLGESTRRTPFVIGVAGSVAVGKSTTARVLQELLRRWPDTPDVQLITTDGFLYPNVDLEKRGIMHRKGFPESYDRRRLLRFVSEVKSGAPEVRAPWYSHLTYDIVPGKEVVVRSPQVLIVEGLNVLQPARARTDGTAGLALSDFFDFSVYVDARTSDIEEWYIRRFMKLRSGAFSDPASYFHRYASLSDEEARETAHGIWKRINEPNLRENVIPTRGRAQLVLSKSADHSIRRMLLRKI
- the glmS gene encoding glutamine--fructose-6-phosphate transaminase (isomerizing); its protein translation is MCGIVGYVGNAGRAADHGALDVILEGLRRLEYRGYDSAGLAVVTDAGIDSRKKAGKLANLVDSLEADPLPASLTGIGHTRWATHGGPTDGNAHPHLADNGNLAMIHNGIIENFAELKAKLVAEGVEFLSETDTEVAAALLGSVYRGAGEGNLTRSMELTARQLEGAFTLLAVHTEHPGVVVAARRNSPLVLGLGDGENFLGSDVSGFIDFTRRAVELGQDQIVTITPDTHSITDFQGNPAEGKEFHVDWDAASAEKGGFASFMEKEIFDQPAAVADTLLGRSDAFGRLTLDELRISPEELASVTKIVVLACGTSAYGGSVAKYAIENWCRIPVEVELSHEFRYRDPIVDSNTLVVSISQSGETMDTLMAVRYAKEQGAKTLAICNTNGSTIPRESDAVLYTHAGPEIAVASTKAFLAQITATYLLGLYLGQLRGNLFSGQIKDILADLGKIPAKIQNILDRAEEIKSLARSMQDTESVLFLGRHVGYPVAMEGALKLKEIAYIHAEGFAAGELKHGPIALIEQDKPVFVVVPSPRGRDSLHSKVVSNIQEVRARGAKTLVIAEEGDEAVRDYASFVFYVPETPTLLMPLLATVPLQLFACELASAKGLDVDQPRNLAKSVTVE
- a CDS encoding mycothiol transferase, which codes for MGKAQTEPRSLAMTTEDRASDVEPAAVTLLRDGFGRVREGIERLLDEAEPRMLRFRASSHSNSMAWLLWHLTRIQDDHFTHLARALDDGSAPEQCWISRGWVSRFNLPYAQLDTGFGHSSDQVADFGMYDGEYLLGYHRDVHGQAMGILAALREPDLSAVIDRRWNPPVTAGVRLISVLNETASHLGQAEFLKGIYADQTG
- a CDS encoding holo-ACP synthase, which produces MIVGIGVDVVEVSRFKAQLARTPALRERLFVPAERELHVRSLAARFAAKEAIAKALGAPAGMNWQHCWIEKDSAGDPYVVLDGSVAEAAERKGVVHWHLSMSHDGDLATAMVVAER